From Halanaeroarchaeum sulfurireducens, a single genomic window includes:
- a CDS encoding HAD family hydrolase, translating into MNAHQGDSYSTLRGERRRMVAAVVFDMDGVIVDTEQYWVEEEAAILDEALPADHDVDPHDITGINVHEQYEMLSGEYEMQVDREEYFDLFDAKAESVYARADLLEGFHDLLDALDERDLPLGVCTSSYPRWIEIVFESNDLQDRFDAVLSAAEEPVPGKPEPDLYERVADELGVEPEEMLVVEDSANGVAAAAAAGAYTIAYAANAHDGIDHSPADEVIDSAERLRERVLALVDGAE; encoded by the coding sequence ATGAACGCCCACCAAGGCGATAGCTACTCGACCCTCCGCGGCGAACGAAGGCGCATGGTCGCAGCGGTCGTCTTCGACATGGACGGCGTCATCGTCGACACAGAGCAGTACTGGGTCGAAGAGGAGGCGGCGATCCTCGATGAAGCGCTGCCGGCAGACCACGACGTGGACCCCCACGACATCACCGGCATCAACGTCCACGAGCAGTACGAGATGCTCTCCGGGGAGTACGAGATGCAGGTCGACCGCGAGGAGTACTTCGATCTCTTCGACGCCAAGGCGGAATCCGTCTACGCCAGGGCGGACCTCCTCGAGGGATTTCACGACCTCCTCGACGCGCTGGACGAGCGGGACCTGCCGCTGGGCGTTTGCACCTCCTCGTATCCCCGCTGGATCGAGATCGTCTTCGAATCGAACGATCTTCAGGACAGGTTCGACGCCGTGTTGAGCGCCGCCGAGGAACCGGTGCCCGGCAAGCCGGAACCCGACCTGTACGAACGGGTCGCGGACGAACTCGGCGTCGAACCGGAAGAGATGTTGGTCGTCGAGGATTCGGCGAACGGCGTCGCCGCTGCGGCGGCCGCCGGCGCGTACACCATCGCGTACGCCGCGAACGCCCACGACGGCATCGATCACTCGCCCGCGGACGAGGTGATCGACTCGGCCGAGCGTCTGCGCGAGCGCGTGCTGGCGCTCGTCGACGGTGCGGAATAG
- the surE gene encoding 5'/3'-nucleotidase SurE, which yields MDSPTILLTNDDGIDSPGIRALANGLSDVGEVTVVAPADNKSAVGRATSSEARVHEHELGYALEGTPVDCVIAGIEALGPSPDVVVAGVNQGANLGMYVLGRSGTVSAAVEAAYFGVPAIATSLYLPGDRWKTVPKPEEYDEAVRATRYLIERGLDNGLFELADYLNVNAPAPENGRTEMRITRPSSVYDMTANHDGETVTLQDNIWQLMERDSYSEGERTDRQAIVEGVISVSPLAAPHSTEHHDALDDLAAEY from the coding sequence ATGGATTCGCCGACGATTCTTCTGACGAACGACGACGGTATCGACAGCCCGGGCATCCGGGCGCTCGCGAACGGGCTGTCGGACGTCGGCGAGGTGACGGTCGTCGCGCCGGCCGACAACAAGAGCGCGGTCGGTCGGGCGACCTCCAGCGAGGCGCGCGTCCACGAACACGAGCTCGGATACGCACTGGAGGGGACGCCCGTGGACTGCGTGATCGCGGGCATCGAGGCCCTCGGTCCGTCACCGGACGTCGTCGTGGCCGGCGTCAATCAGGGAGCCAACCTGGGGATGTACGTCCTCGGTCGGTCGGGCACCGTGAGTGCCGCAGTGGAGGCGGCCTATTTCGGCGTCCCGGCCATCGCGACCTCCCTGTACCTGCCGGGCGATCGATGGAAGACCGTCCCCAAGCCGGAGGAGTACGACGAGGCCGTGCGGGCGACGCGCTATCTCATCGAGCGGGGCCTCGATAACGGCCTCTTCGAACTGGCGGATTACCTCAACGTGAACGCGCCCGCCCCGGAGAACGGTCGAACCGAGATGCGGATCACCCGCCCCTCGAGCGTCTACGACATGACGGCCAACCACGACGGCGAGACCGTGACCCTTCAGGACAACATCTGGCAACTGATGGAACGCGACAGCTACTCAGAAGGGGAGAGGACCGATCGGCAGGCCATCGTCGAGGGGGTCATCAGCGTCTCGCCGCTCGCCGCTCCGCACTCGACGGAACACCACGACGCACTGGACGACCTCGCTGCGGAGTACTGA
- a CDS encoding chorismate mutase, with translation MTEETDDPTPQDDRSLDELRQEIQEIDRDIVELIARRTYVAEAIADVKDERGLATTDEAQEQAVMDRAGENAEQFDVDSNLVKAVFRLLIELNKIEQRESR, from the coding sequence ATGACCGAGGAAACCGACGACCCCACTCCACAGGACGACCGCTCGCTCGACGAACTGCGCCAGGAGATTCAGGAGATCGACCGCGATATCGTCGAACTCATCGCGCGCCGAACGTACGTCGCCGAGGCCATCGCCGACGTGAAGGACGAACGCGGCCTCGCGACGACCGACGAAGCACAGGAGCAGGCCGTCATGGATCGCGCCGGCGAAAACGCCGAACAGTTCGACGTGGACTCTAACCTGGTGAAGGCGGTCTTCCGGTTGCTCATCGAGTTGAACAAGATCGAACAGCGCGAGAGTCGGTAA
- a CDS encoding shikimate kinase, with protein sequence MDGRAEAPAAGTVLNALATGTGSAFAIDEYVRASVSLGGTNVTGTVAEAPDADTRLIERVAELIIAEYGDGQGATVETDSTVPMAAGLKSSSAAANAVALATLDALDATEAVTRERAARIGVEAARDAGVTVTGAFDDASASMLGGVTVTDNDEDALLVRDEVDWDVVTWTPPEQAFSADADVDRCRKIAPMADLVAELALAGRYRTAMTVNGFAFAAALDRPAGPMVEVLPAAAGVSLSGTGPSYVAVGDRDALEAVVDEWADRPGTIMETTTQTAGARPI encoded by the coding sequence ATGGACGGTCGTGCAGAAGCGCCAGCTGCCGGAACGGTGCTCAACGCGCTCGCCACCGGGACCGGTTCGGCGTTCGCGATCGACGAATACGTGCGCGCGTCGGTCTCCCTCGGCGGGACGAACGTCACTGGAACAGTGGCCGAGGCCCCAGACGCCGACACGCGCCTCATCGAGCGCGTAGCCGAACTGATCATCGCGGAGTACGGCGACGGACAGGGGGCGACCGTCGAGACGGACTCGACGGTCCCGATGGCCGCGGGGCTGAAAAGTTCGAGTGCTGCGGCGAACGCGGTCGCGCTGGCGACACTGGACGCCCTCGACGCAACCGAGGCGGTGACCAGAGAACGCGCGGCCCGCATCGGCGTCGAGGCGGCCCGGGACGCCGGCGTCACGGTCACCGGGGCGTTCGACGACGCGAGCGCGAGCATGCTCGGGGGCGTCACGGTGACGGACAACGACGAGGACGCCCTGCTCGTTCGCGACGAGGTCGACTGGGACGTCGTCACCTGGACGCCGCCCGAGCAGGCGTTCAGCGCGGACGCCGACGTGGACCGGTGTCGCAAAATCGCCCCGATGGCCGATCTCGTCGCGGAGCTCGCGCTCGCCGGCCGCTATCGGACTGCGATGACGGTCAACGGGTTCGCGTTCGCCGCCGCGCTCGACCGACCGGCGGGGCCGATGGTCGAGGTACTTCCGGCGGCCGCCGGCGTGTCGCTCTCCGGCACGGGCCCGAGTTACGTCGCCGTCGGCGACCGCGACGCCCTGGAGGCGGTCGTCGACGAATGGGCGGATCGACCGGGAACGATCATGGAAACGACTACACAGACGGCAGGTGCACGACCGATATGA
- a CDS encoding CDC48 family AAA ATPase → MHDGRGREARVLEAHPRDAGRGTVRLSRALLQDLGVLSGEAVRIEGDRSTVATVWPGRSDLDADAIRVDGQIRANAGVSVGERVTVAPAAAEQAERVVLAPTVALSREEVDIESVVERALLDRPVDTGERVKVDGLGDLGEFLVQETEPAGPVRITESTTVVVSSSEADPESPGDSVGVTYEDVGGLDDELEQVRELVEVPLSEPGVFHRLGIEPPKGVLMHGPPGTGKTLIARAVANEADAHFEHVSGPEIVRKYKGESEERLREIFETAEEQAPSIVFFDEIDAVAPKREDGGDMESRVVGQLLSLLDGLESRGEVVVIGATNRVDTLDPALRRPGRFDREVEIGVPDAKGRAEILHVHTRGTPLADDVDVDRIAERAHGFVGADLRALVVEAAMSALRRGREEGTEDVAVTRRDFERALSGVEPSAMREYVAELPETSFDDVGGLTEAKATLREAIEWPLTHKDLFEAAATDPPTGVLLYGPPGTGKSLLARAIAHESGVNVIRVAGPEILDRYVGESERAVREVFERARQAAPAIVFFDEIDAIAGARGDGRHEVSERVVSQLLSEMDSAADDPNLIVLAATNRKDAIDPALLRPGRLEEHVDVPAPDRPARIEILRVHAREKPLGDDVDFATIAGELDGYTGADIAALVRRASMRAIRDVAERRETDDAGHDRSVTVGMDHFRAAMATIDATAR, encoded by the coding sequence ATGCACGACGGTCGTGGCCGCGAGGCGCGCGTTCTCGAGGCGCATCCGCGCGACGCAGGGCGCGGGACGGTTCGGCTCTCGCGAGCCCTATTGCAGGATCTCGGCGTCTTGAGCGGTGAGGCAGTTCGAATCGAGGGGGACCGCTCGACCGTCGCGACGGTCTGGCCGGGGCGGTCGGATCTGGACGCCGACGCGATCCGGGTCGACGGACAGATCCGTGCGAATGCAGGCGTCTCGGTCGGTGAGCGGGTGACGGTCGCCCCCGCTGCCGCCGAGCAAGCCGAACGGGTGGTCCTCGCACCGACGGTCGCCTTGAGCCGCGAGGAAGTCGACATCGAGTCGGTCGTCGAGCGTGCCCTCCTCGACCGGCCCGTCGACACCGGCGAGCGCGTGAAAGTCGACGGGCTGGGCGACCTCGGCGAGTTTCTGGTGCAGGAGACGGAGCCCGCGGGGCCGGTCCGGATCACGGAATCGACGACCGTCGTCGTGTCATCGTCCGAGGCCGATCCCGAGTCACCGGGCGACTCGGTCGGCGTGACCTACGAGGACGTCGGCGGCCTCGACGACGAACTCGAACAGGTCCGCGAACTGGTCGAGGTGCCCCTGTCCGAGCCGGGGGTATTTCACCGCCTTGGGATCGAACCGCCGAAGGGTGTGTTGATGCACGGCCCGCCGGGAACCGGCAAGACGCTCATCGCCCGTGCTGTCGCGAACGAGGCGGACGCTCACTTCGAACACGTCTCGGGCCCCGAGATCGTCCGGAAATACAAGGGCGAATCCGAGGAGCGACTTCGCGAGATCTTCGAGACCGCCGAAGAGCAAGCGCCCAGCATCGTCTTCTTCGACGAGATCGACGCCGTCGCGCCAAAGCGGGAGGACGGCGGCGACATGGAGAGTCGTGTCGTCGGACAGTTGCTCTCGCTCCTGGACGGGCTCGAGTCACGCGGCGAGGTCGTGGTCATCGGCGCGACGAATCGGGTCGACACGCTCGATCCCGCGCTTCGGCGGCCGGGTCGATTCGATCGAGAGGTCGAGATCGGGGTGCCGGACGCGAAAGGCCGGGCGGAGATCCTGCACGTCCACACGCGTGGCACGCCGCTCGCAGACGACGTGGACGTGGACCGAATCGCCGAGCGCGCTCACGGGTTCGTCGGAGCGGACCTCCGCGCGCTCGTCGTCGAGGCCGCGATGTCCGCCCTTCGACGGGGTCGCGAGGAGGGAACGGAAGACGTCGCGGTGACTCGTCGTGACTTCGAACGGGCGCTCTCGGGCGTGGAACCCTCGGCGATGCGCGAATACGTCGCTGAACTGCCGGAGACCTCCTTCGACGACGTCGGCGGACTCACAGAGGCGAAGGCGACGCTCCGGGAGGCCATCGAGTGGCCGCTGACCCACAAAGACCTCTTCGAGGCCGCCGCGACGGACCCGCCGACGGGTGTCCTGCTCTATGGGCCACCGGGAACGGGCAAGTCGCTGCTGGCCCGCGCCATCGCCCACGAGAGCGGCGTGAACGTCATCCGCGTTGCCGGCCCCGAGATCCTGGATCGCTACGTGGGGGAGTCCGAACGCGCCGTCAGGGAGGTCTTCGAGCGCGCCCGACAGGCCGCTCCAGCCATCGTCTTCTTCGACGAGATCGACGCCATCGCCGGCGCTCGCGGCGATGGGCGCCACGAGGTGAGCGAACGCGTGGTCTCACAGCTTCTCTCGGAGATGGATTCGGCCGCAGACGATCCGAACCTCATCGTACTGGCCGCGACGAACCGCAAGGACGCCATCGACCCGGCACTACTCAGACCGGGCCGTCTCGAAGAACACGTCGACGTCCCCGCGCCCGACCGGCCGGCCAGGATCGAGATTCTCCGGGTGCACGCACGGGAGAAACCGCTGGGCGATGACGTCGACTTCGCGACCATCGCCGGGGAGCTCGACGGGTACACCGGCGCCGACATCGCGGCACTCGTACGCAGGGCGTCGATGCGTGCGATCCGAGACGTCGCGGAACGACGGGAAACCGACGATGCCGGTCACGACCGATCGGTCACTGTGGGAATGGATCACTTCCGAGCGGCGATGGCGACCATCGATGCCACCGCCAGATGA
- a CDS encoding DUF7128 family protein translates to MVEETERDGMTWYRCEKCGLMFDDPEDARQHEENCDAEEPSYLQ, encoded by the coding sequence ATGGTGGAGGAAACCGAACGGGACGGCATGACCTGGTATCGATGCGAGAAGTGTGGCCTGATGTTCGACGACCCCGAGGACGCCAGACAGCACGAGGAGAACTGCGATGCCGAGGAGCCGTCGTACCTTCAGTAA
- a CDS encoding DUF5796 family protein, whose product MSLRTDVAPDTLDVSLVEEGIYVEYRDGRRVFYNGVPEKVYGTLRTRPGKDVQVLVTNADDTEGVMTYVNERKTEADILESSGVGRVMLEDGESEELFPGVEATLDGHAVEVEADPANAGGRVFVFEEDELGELMYELFAEE is encoded by the coding sequence ATGAGTCTCCGCACCGACGTCGCACCGGACACGCTCGACGTTTCGCTCGTAGAAGAGGGCATTTACGTGGAGTACCGCGACGGCCGCCGGGTATTCTACAACGGGGTTCCGGAGAAGGTCTACGGGACGCTTCGGACGCGACCCGGCAAGGACGTCCAGGTTCTCGTGACCAACGCGGACGACACCGAGGGCGTGATGACCTACGTCAACGAACGCAAGACCGAAGCCGATATCCTCGAATCGAGCGGCGTGGGGCGTGTCATGCTTGAGGACGGGGAGAGCGAGGAGCTGTTCCCCGGCGTCGAGGCCACCCTCGACGGGCACGCCGTCGAGGTCGAAGCGGACCCGGCGAACGCCGGCGGTCGCGTCTTCGTCTTCGAGGAGGACGAACTGGGCGAGCTGATGTACGAGCTATTCGCCGAGGAGTGA